A genomic window from Rhea pennata isolate bPtePen1 chromosome 12, bPtePen1.pri, whole genome shotgun sequence includes:
- the LSM3 gene encoding U6 snRNA-associated Sm-like protein LSm3 gives MADEVDQQQTTNTVEEPLDLIRLSLDERIYVKMRNDRELRGRLHAYDQHLNMILGDVEETVTTIEIDEETYEEIYKSTKRNIPMLFVRGDGVVLVAPPLRVG, from the exons caacAAACAACAAATACTGTAGAGGAGCCACTTGATCTCATCAGGCTCAGCCTAGATGAGCGAATCTATGTTAAAATGAGGAATGACAGAGAGCTCAGGGGCAGACTACAT GCATATGATCAGCATCTAAATATGATTCTGGGTGATGTGGAAGAAACTGTAACAACAATAGAGATTGATGAAGAAACCTATGAAGAGATTTATAAA TCTACCAAAAGGAATATTCCGATGCTCTTTGTCAGAGGTGACGGCGTTGTGCTTGTAGCTCCCCCGTTGAGGGTTGGCTGA